From the Lactuca sativa cultivar Salinas chromosome 9, Lsat_Salinas_v11, whole genome shotgun sequence genome, the window TCACCCCCGCTCCCTAAAGTGGTAAAGAAGGCTCATTAGTACCAGAGCCTATTCTTTCAATTGTGCAATTAGTTCTTCCCATATAAGGTTGTAAAAGTTAGGCGGTGGTCGAGTATTCGACTGAGGTTAAGGGACTTATCGGTCAAAGCGGGGATTAATCGGCGCCTACGCTAAAACCCTTAATTATAATAGaatttattttttaaagaaataaaTATTACCTATATCTTGAAAAAATAAGTACATAACTATAAAACTTTGACATATTCAAATGTCTAAATATTTAAATCATCGTATATATATTTTAGACTAATCGAATATCTCTTTCACAATTTTACACATCAATCATCATATATTAGTCATCGATTATCATAAATTTGATTATTCAgagattttatttgaaaattttgaatgtcTGACTTTTTGACCGACCTAGACCGCCTAGAACGCCAAGGACGGCCCAAGACCGACTCCGATTAACTCGACCGACGTGCATTAACTGTAGAGGGTAAGAGACCACTTAGCGCCTACGCCGATTTTTACAATGTTGTGTGTAtattatatgtaaaatgtatacATTCATGAAAGTATTTTCACAAAGAGTTTTTATATGGGGATAAACCTTCTAGTTTTGAATTGAGTTTACTCATTATTGCGTGCATCTATATTTGGATACGTTGAGACGTGTATGGTCTGAACACCTTCGATTTAGGGTTCTCCTCCTATCTCTATTGAAGAATACATTTTGAGGAGGAGACGAGTTGCTTTCACAAGTGTAGTACCCACTATGAATGAGAGTAGCGGTCAGAACAAATGGTCCTTCAATTATAATTGTTAGCTTTTCCACATGGGAAAAGTGGTTAGCATCACACGAAGGAACCTTacacaaaatgatattttttaagaaatgaaattaAAATTTGATGGACTACTCAAAATAGGTAACAATATCATATCAGTAAGCTGGGATCAAAAAATCGTGAATTATGATTAAAAATACTTTTACATGGGGTGGGTTTAAATACAAGTATTTATTTTAATAAGATATAAACTTAAGTAAATTAGTAAACAACATTAACTTAATCTTTATGCCTTACTTTATGGGTTTTTTTCTTTACTTAAAGTATTTACAGTATGTCAAATAACTAGTATTTAATTCTGTGCTTTGCTACGGGTTCTTACGGGTGTTTTTCTTGTGTatataaaagttttaaaaaacactaaaaatttAAAAGAAACATGTTGTGTGAATTATCAAAAGTTGAGAAGAATTTAGGGACTATTTATATAAGTTTGATTGTTTCTAAATAATTCATAAGAATATAGTGTCCATAAATGCATAAAGAAATAGTATAATgcgcattataagtaaagttgaGAAGAGTTTAAGACTATTTTTTACAATTTGTATCTAGTGTTTTGCAGTCTAAtatgttttttaatttaatttaactaTTGATAAATTGTATGTATTATTGTATTTGTTGCTAGCAAAATATATAGGGGTATCATTGTATATACCGATCTTGCAATATGTATTTACAAAAATGTAGATTTTCAGGataaaagatgaaaaaaaaaagttataatgaATAAATTAAGAAGTAAAAAAACAAAAGGAGTATCTATTGTGAAGAAGGGGTAATAACTTACTTTTAAAGGTAAAAAGCGAGTAAAAAAAGTTGTGACAAGTTAAGTTTGGttgtaaaaataaaaattgaaataaaagaaagaaaaagggcAAGTTTGGTAATTTAAGAATagaatataaaactgtaagaaccaTTTCTGTAAGTTCAATTCACAACAATCGAAAGAAGTGTGACGAATTCAGCCTTGTACACTGCATTTTACGTAGCACTTTTAagctaaatttaattaattttataaccgttgACGGGttacaatttatatatatatttataactagtttataacccgtcaacagatataaaattaattaaattttataataaaaatttataattattactcaattattttaaataagttattttaaataaattattaataaaagatatatcaaatttttaaagttattataacttcaaatttaacatataattagaaaatgtaaatttgaattttgaaatgtaACGCTCTGTTCCGAATCGCTTTCTTAATTCGGGATTGTGGCCTGAAGATGgtttatcataaggcttagggcctttagAAGAGAGAGATCTACACCCATTTAGGTACGGACGATGTAATTGAGGTGATCCGGGGGTTTGGGTTGTGCCTTGGAGCCAAGTGGTATATCGGTAAAGTGACGGTTCGGTCTCTTTATGAAATTTGGATTTTCGTTTGGAAGGTTTTGAGGTGAAGATAAGTTGATAGATGTGTAGAGTTTCTCGCCACTtttacgtggatataaagaacgtcaaaaacagagttgaaacgaagaagttatggtcattTGAAGTGGGAGTGGTTCAGGTGAGTGATCGTTGACTTGTTGACTGAGCTCATTTaaggctcacgatgtgagcaaggagtactcacgacgtgaggagcgTCTGATgcactaaaaccctaattttcgggtatTTAAAGTTATGAGATGATTAGGGTTGCTCCTCCCCAGCCTCTTTCACTCCCAAGAcctctggaaaccctaatctcagcTCGCATTGGAGTTCTTGGTCATTTTGGTGTTATTCAAGAGATTTTGGAGGCTTTGAAGCTCATTAAGGAGAAGAAGATCATTGGTGGTGCATTGGTTAGATTCTTGGCTTCATCATCAGCTAGATGTGgagcttttggacctttgtaagtcctcaagctcATACCTTTCCTTTCCTTGCTTGCTAGATCTAAGTTTCCATGCATTTTATGGATTGTAATGCTGGTTAGCATGtatgggatccataaagttggcaactttatggatcatggTGGTACCTTAAGCCTTATAAGTCTCAGATCTGGATTTTGGTCATGGTTTTGGACTCCAAGTTTGAATCTTGGACCTTTTTACTTCATTTTGACCCAAGTTGGTGTTTAATTCATGTATTGGACATATGTGACTGAAAAGGTTCGATTTTTATCGCCCTTGGGGTCAAGGAAGACCCTCTAGACCGTCCCATGTTAAGGCTTAATGGTTTAGGAGCTTAATACTCATTTTTGGTCAGAtctggactcacgacgtgagaacgtATTCAAGGAAGTTCCTGCTAAAACCAtgacctcacgacgtgagcatgaaGATCTCACAACGTGAGCAACCCCTGTGCAAGTGTTGGACTCTTTAATTGTGGGCTAGCTTAGTATTGGACTTGTCTTTTGGTTTGGTCTCATAATGGACTAATGATTTTAGAGTAATGGACTTCTAGTTGGGCTTGCCCTAATGGGCCTTGAATGATGAATTAGACCATAATAGGCCCAATGTAGTAGTCCTTGATTAGGCCCAATGGGCTTAGACTTTGGGCTATCGGAAAATCATTGGTTCAGAAAAGTAATTGACCTTTGGggaaaggcccatgtaagggtttgggcccaatttggaaaattgggccattgatggatatttatggatttgatagtTTTGGCCCTTGGTTGTGAATCTTGTTGGGCTAGGAATGAAACGGACATTTCACCCCAGGTAGGGACTATTgggttttgactaagtgttatttcgGCACTAATAGCTCGGGGAGTCGAAGGATCCACAGTTCGGGGAATTGCCAGTTAGCAGCCAGAGGAtaattgatattgccatatttatacatatttttaggcgatatttatttacatttctattaatattttggtcatttgcatataataatggtacttatgagtttaaattgttattttacaGCCAAATACAAGCATCTTCGAAGATAGGGACTGAAATTGACAGAATATGGAACTTTGGAGGGTTGGAGAAAAGAAGAACGAAAAAACACCCAAAAGAtgtactcacgacgtgaacagttcatggttcacgacgtgagtagAGAGTTTTAGAAGATATGCATGCAGGTAGAAGAGTCCATGCCGAACACAGTTATCtcatattcacgacgtgaatccttatggttcacgacgtgagcttGAGAAATCGGAAAACTATAAATTCCCTTGCCCATTACGATTTGAGGACTTTTGACTGACTTAGAAGGGTTCCTAGAGACGAATTTCAGAGGAAGAGAAGGTCTGGAAGTTGGTTTTAACACCAAGGAAGAAGTAGTTCATAAATTGGTACAATTAAACATGTCTTTGATTATAGTTTTTGTTTGTTTAGTTGTTAGcatgtccagctaaatctagctgcttctgttagctagatgaagttggaactcatggttttaatgcattagatttgactttacttgttggtaatatgcttgtgttgattgattttacctagcatgcttaatttaaatatttgattgctttaaattcttgttTTGTGTGGTTAGTGAATACAAATCTGCATGAATTTGAATACCTAATAATTCagtgaacactagtttattagagctaagatcaaaccaatactagataagtaattgaatcattgaattaagttgtgctagagaactcatattatgatTGTAATTGTGTGTTTATCAAATCAATCTTACATGGCTCCAATTTCATTTAATAATTGATTCTGAGTTACTATTGTGCGACCATACATAGAAttacatgaattgattaataattagtagatttagaactaaattgctaatacttcattaattggtaaccaacagtaaTAGTCATAGCTAATGTATAACCATTGAGTGAAAGCGGATTCAAACTAACAGAagtgttttgtttattgattgagtttgtgttaaagaattaagctcatctaaacttgcaaaattagataaaaaccctTCCTTTGttagtaattaggttaatttagtagtagataaattaattagtaaataccgttccctgtgatcggcACCTGACTTACCcaactattctataattcgactaggtacactgcctaggtgcattttagttagttaagttagttaggttataaatttaaaactaggtgtagctatttgcacgcatcaagtttttggcgccgttgtcggggaggGCTTAGTTAACTATTAGTTTGTTTGCTTTAAATTAATCTATCCTTTTTTGTAGGGTAAAACCTGCAAGAAGTTActtttatgttttaatttttttctgcattacaggactcacgacgtgagaactgaAGTTCttagttttgtttattttagttcTTTTTTCTTAGTTTAGTTTTATGTTTTATCTTTTTGtttcaggagttcatgaccagaggatctaacacacctttggtgccaccacttgaagatcccaAGTCTGCAATTCACAAAAAGAAGGATAAGAGCGTGAAAGAGGATCAAACACTAAAGAAGACGCCTTTACAAGAACTCAAGTCTATATTCTCAAAAAAGTCGAGAAAGAAGATGGAaggatcaagttcatcttcaaagGACAAGAACAAGGTTGAAGACTTAGATCAAATACCTATCCCGAATGAATCCGAATACGAATCCGAAGCCGAGTTTGGACTTTATATAAGTGAAGCCGAGAACGAGCCGGAGAACGAAATGTCGAACATTGATGAGATGGCCATGGGGGACTACAAGAAGCACATTCGAGATGATGTGGGGCCGGGTTTAGTACATCCTACGATTCCTGCCAATGTCACATTCGAGTTAAAGGGACATATCCTTACTGCAATTAAGGATATCCCATTCTACGGGAAGGATCACGAGGATGCTTTCAAACATTTAGACGAGGTGAACGATATTGCGGATTATTTTAATACTCCCAATATCCCAAGGGAAACAGCTTTGCTAAGGATCCTACCAGTCACTTTCAAGGGAGCAGCAAAAGATTGGTTGAAGGCACTCCCATCTGGTACAATCACCACATGGGTCCAATTGTGAGAGAGATTTCTAGATCAGTTTTTCCCACCCTCCAAAATCTCTAAACTCAATAAGGAAATTGCCAACTTTGAGCAAAATCtgggggagtcattatacgaggccTGGGAACGCTACAAGGGGTTgttaaggaattgtcctcaatatGACCTCAATATTCAGCAAGAGATGTCGATATTTTATGATGGGGTGAATGCCATGActagacaactccttgattcgcAAGGACCACTGACGAAGAAGAACCCAAATCAGGCCAAGGAGATGATTGAAGAGTTTTCAAGGCACTCTCGTGAGTATCAAAACCCAAGGCGTGATGGGATAAAAGGCAGTGGAGGTACACAAACTGAAGAGATGGTTGCTGTGATGGCAATGCTTAGCACTATGGATAGGAGATTGACTCAAATGGACCAATCAATTCATGCAATTTGAGTTGGTTGCAAGAAATGTAGTGGCCCACAATTGACAAAAGATTGCAATATGGATGAATATGGAAACAAGAAAGCTCAAGTATGCTATTCAAGTGGGGACAAGTATGATGAAtactggaggaaaccaaagaaagAGTAACTACCTTACGATGAATaaaaaaagcaaaaagaagagaaatttAGGCAAATTGGTCGGGGCTTCTACTAAAGAGAGCAACCACTAGCTGAGAAGATATCAGAATTAGAGACCATGTTGATGAAATTTATGGAAGCTTCAGAAAAAAGGCATGATGTTACTGATACTGCAATGAAAGAACAAAGAACTATAATGAAGAATCATCACGCAATGATGATAGATCAGCAAGCATTAATAAAGAATCAGCAAGCTTCCATcaataaccttgaagtacaacttGGTCAACTTACCACTTTGGTTAATGAGAAGATGGTCCCGAAAAATCCTGAAAAGAAGACCCAATCTCACGTAATTGCCATAGATACTGAAGAAGAGGCGATTTTTGAGTTCCTAGAAGCCTTAGAAGTGGAGCCACAGCAGCCCGATCCAAAGCCAAAGAAGCCAAAGCTCGAATTTGAAGAATCTGGTGGAATACCcagttcacgtcgtgagcccgCTATGCTCATGTCGTGGGCTCGGTCTGAACAAAAAAAATTTGTATATGTTCCAGCTTATAAACAGCCTTTGCCATTCCCGTCTAGAGCTAATTTTAGTCCACTGGAGAGAGAACATTTGGAGTTTATCAAGCAATTGAAGGGTATTCCTATTAATACTCCTTTTATTGATTCACTTGCAAAAGTTATAGAATATGCTAAGTTCCTACAAGACTTGTTAGACACTCGTCAGCAATTAAACGAGAACTCTAAGGTGATTCTAAGTGAGCAAAGCTCAAAAGCTGTGTTGAGAGAGATACCTaagaagatgggggatcctggacgacTCACTCTCCCATGTGAGTTTGGGAATAATATGAAGGtttatgctttagccgattctgagGCTAGCATAAATTTGATGCCTTATTCGTTTTATCAAAAATTGAATATTCAGAAGTTGAAGGCTACAAAGATGAGTATTTacatggcgaaccgttcagtgacacaGCCCCGGGGCATTGTGGAAGATATTATCGTGAAAATTGGTAAATTCATTTTTCCAATAAACTTTGTGGTTTTGGATATGAAAGAAGATCCCAATGTACCAATTATTCTTGGTCGCTCGTTACTTAACACTGCTGGAGCTCTAGTTGATATACACGAGTCCAAGCTCACCTTGAGAGTTGGGGATGAGAACGAAATTTTTGGAATAGAAGATGGTTTCCAAAGGAGTGATGCTCAAGAAGAGGTTTTCAACATTGATAAAGAATATGAACTTGAAGAATTAGAGAAGCTCATGGAAGAAGAAATCAAAACAATTCAacaagttaaaaaaaacaaaaccgagAGCATCTGTTCCATTTTTAGTTGAAGTCATTGCCTACACGAATCCAACTTCTTGGGTAAGCAAGGAAGATGATGAAATGTcgagtgatgaagaggaggttaTTTCAAAAGTAACAAGTCCAGTGGTGAGAGAGGAGAAGGATACTACGGAGCTTAAAGATGATGAAAAATTGAGGATTCAAGGGATCAAACGCAAGCTCGATGGAAACAACATCAAGGCTAAAAAGGAAAAATTCTAAAAAGGCATATATTCGTCGAGTGTAAGCTTACAAGAGGCGTTTCAAGGAGCAAAAGATCTTAGTGGTGGACTCTTCAGATGATTCAACGTAGGAGGCacgaagtccagctcaagactcctaaaaaagaagcgcttctcgggaggcaacccgagtttggtttgcgttttctttctttttctttttagtttttagcATATTTTTAGTTCTTAGGATGTCGATCATGTCATCTGAATTATTATCTGCATAATAAATTACCAAGTAAGGAGTCATTAAAATCAAGTGGTAAAACTTAttgaatgttttacaaaattaaaTTTGGAGAAATTAATAAATTTCATGATCAGACGTACTTCATGACATGAACCgtatggttcacgacgtgaattcggATGGAATACGGGCATGATTATTTTATATGTTAACCATTTTTTGTAATCCTGCCCACTTTCAGTAATGACCCAATATATGCCTTAGCCCACTTCTTACTTAAATGGCCCAATTTTAGAGTCCAGACAGGACTCACGACGTGATCCATTACGGATTCACGACATGAGAAGTAAATTACTCGGGACCGCAAATTAAAGGATACAAAATCAGTTTGACCTACCACTTTGTTTATTCCTCACGAAGTGAAAGAGGCAACTGGTCCCCTCCATTTGATATTGGCCGACAACCACTATATTTTCCTTTTTGCTTACGTAATACTTCAATCTAAGGTAATGATTCTTAATTATTAAGTTTAATTCTTCTCTAATAGTTGaacttaggtttagggtttgttAGTTAGATGAAATGTAGAAAATATGCCCTAAAATTCGTGAAAAAGCCTTGAAATGTAGATGATTTATGGTCGAAAGTAACATAGGAGTAAACCCCAAGCATTGTATTGGCCGATTTGTACAAGAACTAAATAGAATGTGACATCGATgacgaactcacgacgtgaatatctaagaaattcacgacgtgaattctggACTGGACAATTTTCTGTTTCTTTTATTTCTAATCTTGTGGGTTGTTTCTTTTGGCTATGtttgctgtttttttttttttttgcagaaatGGGTCCTAGAAGGGAGGCACCTATTGGAGTTGCGGGTTTACACCCGTTCTACAATTTTCCCACAACGATGTCCCAAGAAGTCTTGACCCGATGGAACAACAAATTAGGGTGGCTCTACAACCGAGAGATTGCAGTTGCTCCTACAATCAATTGGACGTGGTTGAGGGAAGTCGGGCTCGTGGAAAGGTTGTCCCCGTTTCTGACCAAAATATTTATTGGAGATGGATATTCGTTCACTTGCTTGGGATGGCTCAACGTTTTTCGGATCCAATAGCGAGTGTATAAGGAGTTTTGTGTTGAGTTTTTCTCAACAGTAACATTCCAGGAGACTGTCCTAGACCCACGCTGACAGAAAACTTTGGTATTCCATTTAGGGGGTGAGTATCGGGAATGTAGCCTCGTTGAATTCACTTGGAGGGTTGGAATATATGATCGTCAAGAGGCAATGACTCCCGAATTTGGTATGTTCTTGAGCGAGGCAGCTAGAGGGTCCGCAGATGGTGTCACTGTATATGCTTTCTGGCATACTATTGCATCCGGGATTTTCAATTTCGGAGTGTCTCCCGAGACTAGTATTTGGTCCCCTATCCACCGCTTACTCCACCGTTTCATTACGTTCTCCATCAATCATAGGAGGCATGGAGATAAAGTAACAAAGCAAAATCTATTCTTCTTATGGTGTATCTTGCAGCCCAGAGTGTGTTGCAACATTCCTTATTTTTTGGCACGTTTTTTGGCTGGGTTTGCTGCTAGTTCACGACATGGGAGCCCCATCTGTGGAGGGAAATTTATTACGTGTTTGGCCCGCTCGTATTGTTTGCTTGTCCCTGATATTACTCGTTCCATGACTTGTGTGGATGAGCATGAGTTTGGCATGGGGTATTTGGAGACCATGCAGGTTATCAGAAACTTTGGGTCGCATTGGGGAATAGTACCTTCAGATGATGAGGGTCATGAGGGTGACGAGCAGCCTGATacacaaccagaacaacaaccacaaccacgACCTAGGAGAAGAAATGTGAGAGGAAGAGGAGAGAGAGGACAGCTAGTGCAGCAAACTGCACCATTTGGAGGAGCACCTTTTGGGGGTGATATGACTGGGTATTTTGACCAGTTATCATTGAGCGTCAATTGGATTGGGGGTACCATGGAGAATGTGGTTCGACAGCTTGGGGTGGAGCAGCCGACTCATTTGGGATATCATTACCCGATATGCCCTCGATGGAGCGAGTATCGAGGACAAGGAGGAGATGGGGCAGGCACTAGTGGAGCAAACGAGGAGGATGAAGATGATTGATCGTTTAGTTTTCTTTCGTTTGT encodes:
- the LOC128128938 gene encoding uncharacterized protein LOC128128938, producing MLMKFMEASEKRHDVTDTAMKEQRTIMKNHHAMMIDQQALIKNQQASINNLEVQLGQLTTLVNEKMVPKNPEKKTQSHVIAIDTEEEAIFEFLEALEVEPQQPDPKPKKPKLEFEESGGIPSSRREPAMLMSWARSEQKKFVYVPAYKQPLPFPSRANFSPLEREHLEFIKQLKGIPINTPFIDSLAKVIEYAKFLQDLLDTRQQLNENSKVILSEQSSKAVLREIPKKMGDPGRLTLPCEFGNNMKVYALADSEASINLMPYSFYQKLNIQKLKATKMSIYMANRSVTQPRGIVEDIIVKIGKFIFPINFVVLDMKEDPNVPIILGRSLLNTAGALVDIHESKLTLRVGDENEIFGIEDGFQRSDAQEEVFNIDKEYELEELEKLMEEEIKTIQQVKKNKTESICSIFS